A stretch of DNA from Methanobrevibacter gottschalkii DSM 11977:
AGAAATAACTTCTTCGATTTTAGCTTTACTGATACCAACAGTCATTTCATTATCTTTAATATCGGCTGCTTTTCTTGAACCATCGCAACCTAAAGTGAAATTAACACCATTTGTGATATATGGGTCTGCAAATGCATCTCCACATAATGATTGAATACCTGCAAATGAAGGATTAATTTTTTCACCAGTTTTATAAACAATACTTTGGGCAAGTTTCATTCCACCAACAGGTTCGGTTATAATTTGAATAACATCTGCTTCAAAGTCTGCTTCATCCAACGGTGCATATATCATTCCCCAATGGATATCTTTAACAATAGAAAGTTTTGAAGTTAATTTTTTAGCGGTTTCTAAATCTTGGAATCTGCCTAATGAGAAATATTTTTCACCGTTTGCTAATTTTTCAGGCATATCTCTAAGTCCAATTGCACCTGCTCCACCTAAACATAACTGTTGATCAATTGTGGAGTAAAAAGTGTTTCCAAGTGAAGCTTTTCTAACCATTTCGCAATGTCTAATTTTTTCATCAATTAAGTCAATGCCTTCTGGTAAGTCATCTTCAGTTTTAATCAACTTCATTGCAACAGGTTTTGCATCAAGTTTAATTTTACTTTCAATCACTTCGCAATATTTTTTGTTTTTTTCCAAATTAGTCATTATAATCGCCAATATAATATTTGTATTAAGGAATTTTAAAGTCTTTTGTTTTAACACTGTTATTTTTACAGAAAGTCTTAAAATCACAAGCACTGCAGGTTCTTTCATCCGAATCTCCTTTCCATGCATCTTGAATTTTACATCCTTTCATCTCTTTAATTAATGATTCTTCAATATTTGAAACAACACTATCAAATTTTAAAAGTGCTTTTTCTCTTTCATATTCATCAACATTTATAATTCTAATGGATCTGTCAATTTTGAAGTTATCACTTAATTCAGGAGCTTTATCATCTTCTTGCCAGCTATTAATTAACTCAATGTCTTTATCATATTCATATCCAATATCAGTTAATCCATTGTTTAATTCATCTTTAATTAAAATCAAGTCCTCTTTTGAAGGAACTAATTCATTTAAGTAAAAAATAATTCCAGCTATTATTGGTTTAGATGATTTCTGTTCTGATCTAAGCCATGAATAAGTTAATATCTGTTGTTCATGAGTTTCCCATTTATTTTCAACTTTAGGATTGTTAACTTTTTCAGGGGGTCTTTTCATTCCTTTATAATCAATAAGTATTTCATACTCGTCATCTTTGTCAAATTTAGCAATTCTTTTCTGGAAATTCTCATCTTTCTTTAAGTATTCTATAATTCTATTATTATAATTATCAAAATTACTTTGTTCTAATGTTTTATTGATTTTAACAGATGATGAAACATCCACCACACCATTAATTCCATAGTAATTTGATCTACTAGTGTTTTCATCATAGTTGGGCATATCACGTATGCCTTTTATTAAGTGTTCAGATGCGTCAATTAATGGGAATAAATCTTTTCCCCAAATATTTATTGCTTTTTCAGCTCTAGCACTTGCTAATTTCTTATGGTCATGTTCATTTAAATCATCAATTGTTAATTCTTCATCTGATTGATTATGAATACTGAAAAATAAATCCTCATCAAATGGGTAAAGGCCTCTAACCTGTAATCTCAAATCAATTAAATCCTCAATTGGTCTAATATCCTTTTTCCAGTCCCAAGGAAAATGCATATTGTTTTGTTCCCATTGTATGTATGCTTCTTCGATAACTCCATGAATAAATTCCCCAAACCATCTTTGAACAGGTTTTGATGGTGGTAGTGTTCCTTTATTTTGGTATCTGTATTGTAAATTACAAGTTAAGTATGATAATAAATCTCCAGTTACACTGTATTCTGGAATCATATATGATTTTGATCTTGATGGCAATTTCAAATTAACACTTCCTAAATTAAATAAATTTCATTAAATCCAATATATTTTTCATCTCTACTCCATCCAAGAGCAACATTTGGGATATTAAAATGATTATTCTTTTTGTTATATCCTTCAATAGCAGGGTTTAGGCCAATTAGCAATAATACTTTTTCAGCTCTTGAAAATGCAACAAAGTAAAGTCTTGTTAAATCATCAAATGATTTGTCTTTTTCTCCTCTTTTACTTTGTCCAATCTTGCTGTATCGTCTTATTCTATCCTCAAGTGTTGTTTCTTCTTTAATTGATTTTGGGAATCTTAATTTCTGAGTCCTTATGTCATTTTGCTTAAATCTAGAACCCACATCTACAATAACTAATGGAAATTCTAATCCTTTTGACTGATGGATGGACAATACATTAATTCTATTGTCAGGTAATGTTTCAAGTAATGATTCATCAATCTGTATTCCTCCAGTAGATAAAGGAATGAAAATATTCCAGATAGCTTCAAGAATAGATTCTCTTTCTTGTTTTTGGGTTCTAAAAGAAATATTTGAATGATAATCATTAAAAAATCCTGTTTGTGTAATGGATTGTGTAATTGCTTCTAGATATACAATACCTTCCACGTCTTCTTGTAATTCTTCAATCCAAGTCGTTATTTTGTATGCAAGTTCCATCAAACTTGCAGTTTTGGGCCATTCTTCATGCCCTCTTGGTCTTCTAAGTTGCCAATATGTAACAAATTGGGATAATGTTATTGGTTCATGAGGTTCAGGATTTAACTTAATAAAATCTTTAGCCTTTATTCTCCAACGTCTCATGTTGTGTGTTGCTAATTTAGGTATTGTCTTATCAGATTTTTGCACAGTACTATCAGGATCAATACATTCAAGCATTAAACCACAAAAAATACCAACAATATCAATATCTTGAAGCTCAATTCCTCTGGGGTTAAATACTTCAATCGGTTGTCTTAATTTTTTAAGATTTTTTCTAAGATAATGTAAGAATGAACGGTTGCCGTAATATGTTTCTTTAGGTGAATATGATAAAATTGCAATGTCTGATGCTGAACCGTAATCACTATCTAACTTAAGAGTTATTTTTTCAATTTCTTTTCCTGCTTTTACATTTTCCGCTTTAATTTGCTGTAATCTTGCTATGTCAATTACACCATTTACTTTTTCATAATATTCCTTATTTAAAACCTGCAGTACTTTAATTTCAGCTTCACCTTTGTTTACAAGTTGATTGATTAACTTTGATAAATCTTTTGCAAGCATTTCTGGGTTGTTTCTAAACATTCCTAAAATTGGCATTTTATCATTATCGAAATCTGGAGCAATGATTTTAGGCTTATTTTCAACTCTTGCATTCTGATATTCACTATCCAATTCAGCAAATTGATTGCAATGTTCTATTATATTTTCTGTTGAACGATAATTTGTCCTTAAATTTATTTCTTCAACTTCAATACCTAGTTTTTCATTAATGCGTTCTTGGTAAGTTGTGAATAAATCAACGGTGGCTCCTCTAAATCTATAAAGTGACTGATCATCATCACCTACTACAGTTATATTGCCATTATTTGCAATAGCGGAGCGGGCAATTGTAAAGTAAATATCTTCTTGAAGTAAATTTGTGTCCTGATATTCGTCGATTAGAACAATTTTAGTTTCATTTAAAAATGTTTCTAATTCATTGTTTTTTAATTTTTTAAGAAATTCTGATTCAAGCATAGCAAAATCAATTGTATTTCTATTTTGAAGTTTATCTTCATATTTTTTTATACAGTCAAGGGCAATGCGTGCTCCACTATCTTTTTGGGTTTTATTGTATAATTCATTGAAATCGACCTGATCGTAATAGATTCTATTTTTTATTTCAATTAGAATTTCACTTAGTTTAGATGGTTCTTCGATTTTTTCTTTACCGCTCACTTCTTTAAGATATTCTACTAGATTTTTATTGAGATATTTTTCATCTTCAATAATGATTTTTATCATTGCGGAGTTAGCTACAAACCCTTCAATAACTATTGCTTGATTTTCACCGGGTTTTTTATATTCTCTAAGCAATTCTTCCGCAATGCTGTCTGTTGTACCTATTTTTATTTGATTAAAATCAATTCTTGTAATCTTTGTAATATTGTTGAAATCGTGAATTGTGTTTAGAAGATGATTTTTAATCATATCTCCCCAACCTAATATTCTTGAATACAATTCATCAGCTGCTTTTCTTGTAAATGTTGTAGCTATTATTTCATTTGGTTCAATATCATCTACAAAAATGTATTTTAATATTTTCAGCACCATTACAGTTGTTTTTCCAGAACCTGGTCCTGCAACAAGAAATAATGATTTATTGCAAGGAGCTAAAATTGCATTTTTCTGTTCTTTATTTGAAGAAATATCTCTTTTAAGTATATTAACAACCATGTCTTCAAATTCTTCATATGAAATCATATTTTCCCTCAAATTTAATATAATTTAATTTATGTTAATCATATTAATAAAATAATGTAAAGAGCATTTGAAAAGTAATCTTGAATATTTTATATAAACTTTAATTATTTTAAAAACATAACATTACTGGGAAGTTATCTTCCCATAATATGCATAGAATAATTTAGAAACGATTTGTTTCTAACTTACTATTTTTAACAACACGAATTATTTAAATATTATTTTAACTTAAATATAAATATTAATTTTAATTTTAGCTGATATTATGTCTGAAGTAAACAATATAGATATGTTCAAAAATGATGTGAGGTATAGGGAAAACATTGCCCATATTGAAACAATACCGGCTAAAAAGGCTAGTTTTAAAAAAGTTGATAATTTAAATGAAAATATTGTCAATTACTTATATTCAAAAGATGTGAAATTATACAAACATCAGGCAGAGACATATGAAGCTATTAAAAATGGTGAAAATGTAATTATTACAACACCGACAGCATCTGGAAAAACTTTAGCTTTTAATCTACCCATAATGGAAACTATGATTGAAGATGATAATGCTACAGCTCTTTATATTTATCCTGCAAAAGCATTATCTAATGATCAGTTACATGTTCTAGAAAATCTTGAAAAGGAATTGGATATAACTATCAATCCGAGAACTTACGATGGAGACACTCCAAGAAATGAAAAAAGAGGAATTCGTGAAAAATCAAGGATTGTTCTAACAAATCCATATCAATTACATTTAATTTTATCCTGGCATCATCAATGGACAAGATTTTATAAAAATCTCAGATATATTGTAATTGATGAATCACATTATTATAAAGGAGTATTTGGTTCTAATGTTTCATTTTTAATTAAAAGGTTAAAAAGAATAGCTAACTTTTATGGTTCTTATCCTCAATTTATTTTATCATCTGCAACTCTTGCTAATCCATTGGAATTAGCTAATAGATTGACTGGGCAGGATTTTGTATTGGTTGATAATGATACATCTCCCAGTGGCGAGAAAGACTTCATTTTATATAATCCTTTTCAAAACTATGTTAGAAATAAGGTTTATGCTCAAAATGCACCTTCTGTGCATATGGAAACTGAAAATATTTTCATGTATCTGATGTTAAAAAATATCCAAACATTGTGCTTTACAGTTTCAAGGAAAACCACAGAATTAATTGCAATGTGGGCTAAAAAAGATATGACTCAAGTAAAAGGAAAACTGGCCCATAGAATTGCAGCATATAGGGCAGGATATCAACCTCAGGAGAGGCGTGAAATTGAAGAAGGTCTTAAAAGTGGAAAATATCTTGGAGTTACATGCACAAATGCTTTAGAACTTGGAATCAATATTGGTTCTCTTGATGCAGTCATTATTTCTGGTTATCCTGGAACTATGATTTCTACTTGGCAACAATCTGGAAGGGCAGGTAGAAGTAATCAAAAATCAATCGCGATATTAATAGCATTTGAAAATCAGTTGGACCAGTATTTCATGAATAATCCAAAGTTTTTCTTTGACAAACCTCATGAAAATGCTATTATTGACTTGACAAATCCAATATTGCAGGAAGCCCATTTACTGTGTGCTGCAAAGGAATTGCCTCTTAAACGTGGTGAAGCAGAAAAATACTTTGACATATCTCAGGATGTTATAGATGAGCTTGTCTCTAAAAAGGATTTATATGAAAATCATCGTGGAGACTTTATGTATCCTTATGATGACAATCCTGCAATGGATCATTCTTTAGATCAGATTTCATCAGAAGAATTTAAAGTAATGGTTAATGGAAGGCTTTTAGAGACTATGGAACGTTCCCAAGTTTATAGGGAAGCTCATGAAGGAGCTATTCTGATTAATAAGGGAGATACTTACGTAGTTAATAGTGTTAATCTAAAAAAAGGTTATGTGAATGTGTCAAAAGAAGTTGTAGATTATCATACAATGGTTTTAAATAAAACTGAGACCAATATTAAAAAGAAATTATCAAAAACAAAATATGGTGATTTGACAATTCATTTCGGTGAACTTACTGTAAGTGAAGATTATTTTAAATATAAAAAAATGCACTTTTCAAAACCTATTGGAACATTTTTACTTGATTTGCCTCCTTTAACATTTAATACAAAAGGATTATGGTTTACAATTCCAAAAGAAGTTAAAGATGCTGTGGAAGACATGTTTCCAAATGATGAAGAAGTTTTTGCTGGCGGTCTTCATGGTGCAGAACATGCTTTAATTGGTCTATTTCCACTTCATACAATGTGTGATAGATTTGATATTGGTGGACTTTCAACAAATTATCATGAAGACACCCAAGAGGCTACAATTTTTATCTATGATGGTTATGAAGGCGGAATTGGAATTACCGAAAAAGCAGTAGATGTTTTTGTTGACCTTTTAAATTCCACAATTGATTTATTAAACAATTGCAAATGTAAGAAAGGTTGTCCTGCATGCATTTATTCTCCAAAATGTGGAAATGATAATAAGCCACTCCATAAAGGTGCAACTAAATATATACTTGAATACATGAAAAAATTAATTTCTGATGAGGTTGATGGTCAAAAAGAGGATATTATTGATGTTCAGTCCACTGTTGATGATTCAAAGGAATTTGAAGAAGCTTATCAATTATATGAAAATGGGGATTATTCTGCTTCAAAAGATATTTTAAATAATATCTTAGCAAATGATAAAAAACATGTAAGATCATTGGCTTTAATGGCTCAAATATTATATGATCAAGATCAAAAAGATATTGCATTACTATTTACTAAAAAAGCGCTGGCAATTGACAGGTCAAATGAAATGGCTAACAATTTGGAAGTGTTATTGACCAATAAATCTAAAACTAAAGAAAATCATTCTGATTTATCTTCACTTGATGATGTTGATACATTGTTTGAGGAAGCATATGACATGTACAGTCAAGGTGATTTGGATGCTTCTTTGAACATTTTAGAAAAATTACTTGATTTTGACAGTAAAAATGCAGAAACGTTGGCCTTAATGGGATTAATACATTATCATTCAGGTTTTTTCCCTAAAGCTGTTGAATATTATAGAAAAGCAACAAAAATAAATAAAAATGGCGAAATGGTTAAAGAATTAAAAATACGGGTGTCTTAAGCTAGTTATTCATAAGGTGAGAATCCCTCTTGGAAATGTTCCACTACTTTTTCCAATTCTTCTGGAATGTCTATTTTTTGAGTACAATAATCAAGACAAGTTCCACAATATGTGCATTCATCTGCAGGAACTTTTTCATCCCCTAATTTATCGAAATATAATCTGTAAATATTGGATTCCGGTTGGTTCTTACTTGTATTGTATAGATTGAAATATTCCGGAATAGGGATCATTTCTGGACATGCATCAACACAATATCCGCATTCGCTGCATGATACTGCAAGATTGTCTGAAAGTTTCTGAGCCATTTTTTCTAAAAATTCGTTTTCTTCTCTATTCAACGGTTTGAAATTCTCATAGGTATCGCAATTATCAAGTAAATCTTCCATTTTGCTCATGCCACTTAATACCATTTTAACATGTTCAAGTGATGCGCAGAATCTTATTGCAAAACTGGCTATTGATTTATTTGGATTGAACTCTTTAAAATCATTTTTAATTTCATCGTTTGGATTTACAATAACCCCACCTTTTAGAGGTTCCATTACATAAACGTCAAGCCCATGTTCTACACATAAATCATAACATTTATGAGCTTCAATGGCCGGATCTTCCCAATCAAGGTAATTGAGTTCTAATTGAACAATATCAAAGATATCTCCATATTCATCAAGGACCTCTTTTAATAAATCTGATTTGTCGTGAAAACTAAATCCAATTTCACGTGCAATGCCATTTTCTTTCATTTTTTTAACATATTCAAAGGTATCTGCATTTTTTGCATTTTTAAGCCATGGTCCGTTGATATTGTGTATGAAAAATACATCAAAATAATCAATTCCAAGTCTTTCAAGCATTTCATTAACAAATTTTTCGTTGTCTTCACTGTTAGTTAATGCCCAAGTAGGCATTTTATCGCAAATCTTGAATGTTTCACGGGGATATCTTTCGACTAGTGCTTTTCTGATAGCTACTTCGCTTTTACCATTATGATAAGCGTAAGATGTATCGAAGTAGTTATATCCTTTTTCCATGTAAATATCAACCATTTTATTAAATAAATCCTGGTCGATTGATGATGGATCGTTTTCATCGGTTGTTGGAAGTCTCATACATCCAAAACCAAATTTAGATTTAAAATTCATAATACTATCTCCTATTAATTATTACTTATTTTTTGATTATTTATATATAAATGTTGTTAAACTCAACATTAATTTAAATAATTTTAAATTTAAGTATTACTCGAATATTCTCTGGATATTAAATACTTTTATAAATTAACAAAACTATAATTAGTATATTAATGTTTAAGGAGTAGTAAAATGCATGAATTATCTATGGCTCAAGGTATTATAAATGCAGTGTTAGATACTGCAAAAGAAAATAATGCTACTGAAGTTAACAAAGTTACAATTGAAGTTGGGAGATTAGCTATGATTAATCCGGAACAACTGCAATTTATCTTAGGTGTTTTAATTGAAAACACCATAATGGAGGATGCAGAAATTAATTTTGAGGAAGTTCCCGTTGAAATGAAATGTTTTGATTGTGATTTCCACGGTAATGCTGTACTTGATGATAGTGATCACTATGCACCACTTGTTAAATGTCCTAAATGCAATAGTCTTAAAATTGATATATTGAATGGAAAAGATATCATTGTTAAAAATATTGTTATTGAAAAACCTGATGATGCTTAAATTTAAGGAGGTAATAATATGCACCAAGTTGCTGATGTAGAAGTTGCAAAAAATATTATGGATGCTAATAAAAGATTAGCTGATAAAAACTTAAAAAATTTAGAAGATAAAAACATATTCTGTGTTGATTTTGTCGGAGCAATTGGTTCTGGTAAAACAACTCTTGTGGAAGATATTATTGATAATACTGATTATAAGATTGGCGTTCTTGCAGGAGATGTTATCTCAAAATTTGATGCAGGACGTATAGAAAAACACAATGTACCTGTAGTTGGATTAAACACTGGTAAAGAATGTCATTTGGATGCACATTTGGTAGGTCACGGACTTGCAGATTTGCCGTTAGATGATTTGGATATGGTTATTATTGAAAATGTGGGTAATTTGATTTGTCCTGTTGACTTTGAATTAGGTTCCCATTTAAGAATTGTTGTTGTTAGTGTTACTGAAGGTGACGATACTGTAGAAAAACATCCAATTATTTTCCAAACTTCAGATGTTGTTGTTATCAATAAAATTGATTTAGCGGATGCAGTTGGTGCTGATGCTGATAAAATGGTTGCTGATGCTCAAAAATTGAATCCTAAAATTAAAATAATCAAATCTAGCTTAAAAGAAGGTAAAGGATTAGACGAAATCATTTCAACTATTGAAGAAGCTATGAACTAAATCCATGGTGATTTTATGAAAGTATGGATAGATATTTCAAATGCACCTCATGTTAGGTTTTTTAAGAATGTTATTAAGTATCTAGAAGCTGAAGGTGAGGATGTAATCGTTACAGCAAGGCAATTTGGTGATATCCATAAATTAATGGAAATGTATGATATTGATTTCATTTCTGTTGGTAAACATGGTGTAAGCTTATATGATAAGCTTAAAGAAAGCACTTCAAGAGTTTATAATCTTGTTGATGTGATTCATGATGAAAATGTGGATGTTGCACTTAGCAAGCATTCAATTGAACTTCCAAGAATCAGTTTTGGTTTAGGAATTCCAAGTTTATATGTGCTTGATAATGAACATGCTTTAGCTGCTAATAAATTAACTCTTCCTTTGTGTGATAGAATTATTACACCAAAAATTATTGACATGTGGAAATTAATGAAATTTGGTGCGGATCCAAACACCATTATTTCTTATGACGGAACTTCTGAACTAATGCATTTTAAAGATTTTAAGTATAATGATAATATATTCGATGATTTAAATCTAAATTTAACTCATCCTAAAACTATTTTGATGAGGCCAGAACCTTCCCTTGCATCCTATTTGGATGCTGATTGTAGAAAATCAGTTTTATCTCCAATAGTTGATGAACTGAAAAATGTAGCAAATATTTTAATTCTTCCAAGATTTAAAGAACAAGCTGAAATTTTTGAAGGAATTGAAGGGGTTTCTATTTTAAAACCTCCTGTCGACACTTCAAATATCATTAAAAAATGTGATTTGGTTATTGGTGCTGGAGGTACAATGAATAGGGAAGCTGCAATATTGCAAACTCCGGTTATTTCCTGTTATCCCGGTAAAACATTATCTGTTGACCAATATTACATTAATAAAGGTTTAATGTATAGATCTCAGGATACTGATGAAGTTATCCATAAAGCTTTGGAATTTATCGTTAATCCTCATGAAAGGATTGATGTTAAAACTGATGATTTATTCCAAATTATTATAGATAACTTATATGATTTAGCTAAAAATGGTAAATAGTTATTTATAATACAAATTTTAAATACTTTATATAATATTTAATTTATTTATTTTTGGGCTGGTAGCTCAGATGGTAGATCGTCGCCTTGGCATGGCGGAGGCCCCGGGTTCAAATCCCGGTCAGTCCATTTAATTTTAAAAAATAAAAGAGAATTGTGATTATAATATGTTGTTGATTGCTCAAAACCATTTACAATTAATTTTAGAAGTTGGATTAATGTTGTTTGTAACATTAGTCTTTTGTCTTAACTTGATTCCATTGTCACTTAGTATTGTAACCTTCTTATCATTATTCATAATGGGAGGATTAACACTTCTTTTTGGTGCGGATATTGCACTTCTTGTGTTATTTTCAAGTCAAGCGGAATTTACTCACCCATTTGGACCAATTGCATTACTTGGTGCTGTAACTGCACTTGCTTCGTTAAAAGTAATGTCGGAATCTGGTGTTGATATTAGACCACTTAGAAGATTTGTAATTTTATTCTTAGCTGGAATTACAGTATTCGGTGGATTAATGCACAGATCTTTCTTAATTTTATGGTTACTTGGTTTATTCTTAGGATACTTAATGATTTCCAAATCTTTCAGAGAAAAATCTGTATTTACATTAAAGAGAATCATGATGTTTTTCGGTGCAGCTGGAGCAGGTTTTATTTTTTTAGAAGTTCTTGCTCGTGTATCTGGCATGACAATTTTCTCTCCACTTTTAAGATTAGGTAGAATTGAACAATACTCTTTATCAAGTATTAAAATGGTATTAAACAACA
This window harbors:
- a CDS encoding DUF169 domain-containing protein, producing the protein MTNLEKNKKYCEVIESKIKLDAKPVAMKLIKTEDDLPEGIDLIDEKIRHCEMVRKASLGNTFYSTIDQQLCLGGAGAIGLRDMPEKLANGEKYFSLGRFQDLETAKKLTSKLSIVKDIHWGMIYAPLDEADFEADVIQIITEPVGGMKLAQSIVYKTGEKINPSFAGIQSLCGDAFADPYITNGVNFTLGCDGSRKAADIKDNEMTVGISKAKIEEVISGLESI
- a CDS encoding PD-(D/E)XK nuclease family protein, whose translation is MKLPSRSKSYMIPEYSVTGDLLSYLTCNLQYRYQNKGTLPPSKPVQRWFGEFIHGVIEEAYIQWEQNNMHFPWDWKKDIRPIEDLIDLRLQVRGLYPFDEDLFFSIHNQSDEELTIDDLNEHDHKKLASARAEKAINIWGKDLFPLIDASEHLIKGIRDMPNYDENTSRSNYYGINGVVDVSSSVKINKTLEQSNFDNYNNRIIEYLKKDENFQKRIAKFDKDDEYEILIDYKGMKRPPEKVNNPKVENKWETHEQQILTYSWLRSEQKSSKPIIAGIIFYLNELVPSKEDLILIKDELNNGLTDIGYEYDKDIELINSWQEDDKAPELSDNFKIDRSIRIINVDEYEREKALLKFDSVVSNIEESLIKEMKGCKIQDAWKGDSDERTCSACDFKTFCKNNSVKTKDFKIP
- a CDS encoding UvrD-helicase domain-containing protein — its product is MISYEEFEDMVVNILKRDISSNKEQKNAILAPCNKSLFLVAGPGSGKTTVMVLKILKYIFVDDIEPNEIIATTFTRKAADELYSRILGWGDMIKNHLLNTIHDFNNITKITRIDFNQIKIGTTDSIAEELLREYKKPGENQAIVIEGFVANSAMIKIIIEDEKYLNKNLVEYLKEVSGKEKIEEPSKLSEILIEIKNRIYYDQVDFNELYNKTQKDSGARIALDCIKKYEDKLQNRNTIDFAMLESEFLKKLKNNELETFLNETKIVLIDEYQDTNLLQEDIYFTIARSAIANNGNITVVGDDDQSLYRFRGATVDLFTTYQERINEKLGIEVEEINLRTNYRSTENIIEHCNQFAELDSEYQNARVENKPKIIAPDFDNDKMPILGMFRNNPEMLAKDLSKLINQLVNKGEAEIKVLQVLNKEYYEKVNGVIDIARLQQIKAENVKAGKEIEKITLKLDSDYGSASDIAILSYSPKETYYGNRSFLHYLRKNLKKLRQPIEVFNPRGIELQDIDIVGIFCGLMLECIDPDSTVQKSDKTIPKLATHNMRRWRIKAKDFIKLNPEPHEPITLSQFVTYWQLRRPRGHEEWPKTASLMELAYKITTWIEELQEDVEGIVYLEAITQSITQTGFFNDYHSNISFRTQKQERESILEAIWNIFIPLSTGGIQIDESLLETLPDNRINVLSIHQSKGLEFPLVIVDVGSRFKQNDIRTQKLRFPKSIKEETTLEDRIRRYSKIGQSKRGEKDKSFDDLTRLYFVAFSRAEKVLLLIGLNPAIEGYNKKNNHFNIPNVALGWSRDEKYIGFNEIYLI
- a CDS encoding aldo/keto reductase; protein product: MNFKSKFGFGCMRLPTTDENDPSSIDQDLFNKMVDIYMEKGYNYFDTSYAYHNGKSEVAIRKALVERYPRETFKICDKMPTWALTNSEDNEKFVNEMLERLGIDYFDVFFIHNINGPWLKNAKNADTFEYVKKMKENGIAREIGFSFHDKSDLLKEVLDEYGDIFDIVQLELNYLDWEDPAIEAHKCYDLCVEHGLDVYVMEPLKGGVIVNPNDEIKNDFKEFNPNKSIASFAIRFCASLEHVKMVLSGMSKMEDLLDNCDTYENFKPLNREENEFLEKMAQKLSDNLAVSCSECGYCVDACPEMIPIPEYFNLYNTSKNQPESNIYRLYFDKLGDEKVPADECTYCGTCLDYCTQKIDIPEELEKVVEHFQEGFSPYE
- the hypA gene encoding hydrogenase maturation nickel metallochaperone HypA produces the protein MHELSMAQGIINAVLDTAKENNATEVNKVTIEVGRLAMINPEQLQFILGVLIENTIMEDAEINFEEVPVEMKCFDCDFHGNAVLDDSDHYAPLVKCPKCNSLKIDILNGKDIIVKNIVIEKPDDA
- the hypB gene encoding hydrogenase nickel incorporation protein HypB, with the translated sequence MHQVADVEVAKNIMDANKRLADKNLKNLEDKNIFCVDFVGAIGSGKTTLVEDIIDNTDYKIGVLAGDVISKFDAGRIEKHNVPVVGLNTGKECHLDAHLVGHGLADLPLDDLDMVIIENVGNLICPVDFELGSHLRIVVVSVTEGDDTVEKHPIIFQTSDVVVINKIDLADAVGADADKMVADAQKLNPKIKIIKSSLKEGKGLDEIISTIEEAMN
- a CDS encoding DUF354 domain-containing protein, with translation MKVWIDISNAPHVRFFKNVIKYLEAEGEDVIVTARQFGDIHKLMEMYDIDFISVGKHGVSLYDKLKESTSRVYNLVDVIHDENVDVALSKHSIELPRISFGLGIPSLYVLDNEHALAANKLTLPLCDRIITPKIIDMWKLMKFGADPNTIISYDGTSELMHFKDFKYNDNIFDDLNLNLTHPKTILMRPEPSLASYLDADCRKSVLSPIVDELKNVANILILPRFKEQAEIFEGIEGVSILKPPVDTSNIIKKCDLVIGAGGTMNREAAILQTPVISCYPGKTLSVDQYYINKGLMYRSQDTDEVIHKALEFIVNPHERIDVKTDDLFQIIIDNLYDLAKNGK